From Daphnia magna isolate NIES linkage group LG2, ASM2063170v1.1, whole genome shotgun sequence:
TGGGCTGATTGGAAGTTAGAAGGAAGACTGCCACCACTGATCCTCAAATGTTGCTGGTTACGAATCTCAATTGCCAGGCTTCTTTTCCTATGGACATTTTCCACTACAATGCTACCACTGCGGTCAGGGGTGGTCGATAAACTAGGATCACCAGTACGGCTTTCTGTAGTCTGGTTATGTGCGATAGAGTAAGCAGAAGTCAGAGTTAACAAATTGGAAAAGCATTCTTTTTCAGTATATAACTTGGACTATGATCTTATAGGCTATATGAGTAAAAACGTATTATGAGCTATACAAGTTAAAGCTTCTCCTTACACTAAAATTCGTGAAATCACTTGTTGTTTctaatgttttcattttaacgtttttgttttgttttttatgaaGATGAGTAGAACGCTGACGTAGTACGAAATAACCCAGTCTAACATGCTAAAATCAATACAGCCAAAACAATCGACCGGTAGCAGATTTGCTGTAACATGCAGGTTTCGCAATTGGGCCATCCTTTTAAGGTACGTAGGTCTATTACTCCGTGATCGACAAACAAGCTGACACTTCTTTCTTAATGCAATAAAACTGTGTCGTAGTTAGTTCGTAGTTTGTAGTAATGACATGAGATAGATGGTTTAAGAAGCAATCACAAGTTCAGTTATTGGTTTGCTAAAGGCTGTTCTAAGGCGGTAAGTGGCGGAGCGGGaggattgttttttttttttttttttttttttttttttacctttctttACAGCTTAAACATGTACTGTTTCTAAGTTAAGAACAAAATTGGGCCAAATAGAGGATTTTTCTTAGCTTTAACCATATAATCGGTTGATGCCCAAAGCCCAATGACATGTAGACTTCAAGCAGTAGGCCAAAATCAacaagttctttttaaaattgtgttAGTACCTTGCCAATTAcatataaaaacaaattttaaaaggaaagaatATCGTCATTTTGGCTTCCCTGATTCAAGGAATCATATCTATTATTTGACATGAAACTCTTACCTGTCCATTACGTGAGATTTTATCCGGCGGATGAGGTTTCCGGGAGCGCATCCACACATCCCAGTCATTACGAACTACTGGTATCATGAACGCCATATACAAGTCAGGAATGGGGCTGGATactctaaaagaaaaaaaaaactgtgaaactctgagcaattttttaaatcacaaGCTATAATATTACCAAAAGTATGCGTTGATATAAAAGCAGGGATCTCTTTTCCCGAAGGATCCCAGCAAGCAACTGTGTGCAAATCGGAACTTGCTCTAAGTATTGATCGTTTTCTTTCAACGGAACTCCCTTGAAAACGCCGCGAAGGAAGCTTTCAGCGAACGACATCTATGTCTCATTTGGTGACCTAGGGTACTGAATAATTCCttgctgtttttgttggttgATTTTCCCCCCCCGTTTGGCATCAGGTCGCCgcttttggaaaacaaaaatttttctgaGATAGCCATGGCATACACACTCTGGCATAAACATTTACCATCTATTTATGAAAAGTTACATATTCAAATGGAAACAGTACAATATCCATGGTGCAAAATATGACAACAGTCATGGATTGTTTTGTGCTGATGCTGGCCTAACTGTGGATGCCAACGCTctatttttcagattttctaGATCTTGAAGTCTTGAGCGAGTGTGCTCCAACCTATGCCGAGCAGTTTTATACATTTTCACTGAGCCATAAGCTGAGCCTTCATGAGGTtgtcctaaaaaaaaaaagcttgaGGAGTGTACTTTGGcaataatcaaataaaacacATACCTGTTGAGACCTGTGTCAAGTAATTAATATGTTTTGATAACTCTCCTTCAACATGATTGAgagttttcaaaaattgtgaAGTGTGACTTTCTACTTGTTTCATGCTTGCTTTATCTTTACTCAGTTCTGTAAGAGCTTGTCCTTCATTTGTCAAATCATTAAGGAATAGTTTCTTTGGTTATAATGCAAATCTCTCATGAATCTCTTGTTAAACGCTTACATACCAGCACTCTGAATGCAACTcgcgatttctttttcaacattaTCAAGGGCTTGAAGACGCTCAATAGGCATTGACGAATTTGCCatcttgaaataaaaacatcAACAATTAAAAATGGTGACATCTACTACGGGAAACAATAACGTTTGCATGCAACCTTCAATTAATTGAAATGTTGTATCCAAAAtcaatgtgtttttttttattgtttttttcagaaacAAGTTGGATTGATTTATATTTTATCTTCGaaatatttttgtgttttagtAGAGCGGGAAGACGGAGAAGCACTGTACCTGTCCCTCTATCGGAAACTGAAacactaggggccctcactccgttcgcgaagttcccgatagggttcGGCCCTTGTTGCTATTGAATCGCGGCAACTAATGCTACTGATTATAGACTCGACGGCAACCGATGATGGAGAAGTTTCCGATACTcttggaaaaaaagaatcccACCgttaaatcaaaattgaatgctaatttcgattaagctattgtttttctcttaaaaTCGGCCGATTTTAGAATAAAAGAAACTAAAGGGCTGTTAGCGC
This genomic window contains:
- the LOC123466244 gene encoding mediator of RNA polymerase II transcription subunit 11-like, which translates into the protein MANSSMPIERLQALDNVEKEIASCIQSAGQALTELSKDKASMKQVESHTSQFLKTLNHVEGELSKHINYLTQVSTGQPHEGSAYGSVKMYKTARHRLEHTRSRLQDLENLKNRALASTVRPASAQNNP